From a region of the Lactuca sativa cultivar Salinas chromosome 4, Lsat_Salinas_v11, whole genome shotgun sequence genome:
- the LOC111878482 gene encoding probable LRR receptor-like serine/threonine-protein kinase At1g07650 isoform X2, protein MSILDCSLRLLVTLTLISSTVLFFEGTGIQAQVGSLPQYEVNALREIADQLGKRDWDFSLNPCHGNQNWSTPIINTEMPVYNNSINCNCSFPGNVCHVESLRLKGQDLDGVLPRSLAKLPYIKIIDLARNYLSGTIPREWASMTTLEYLSVFVNNLSGGIPTYLGNITSLVYLSLEGNMLSGSVPPELGKLENLATLILNANNLSGELPMELNNLSNLKELRLSSNNFTGKIPNLESWSQLEELEIHASGLEGPIPESVSFLSNLIELRISDLSGEGLKFPDLSRLTNMKTLMLRSCNITGKIPDYISNISNLKHLDLSFNNLNGEIPDLSGLKSMEKIYLTGNSLNGSVPTWMITNKDVDLSIDLSYNNFRENTVPSGCDRSLNLYRSYSTGNNSELAKCLRPCIQNISSVHINCGGPRVTVGKKTYEADEDPGGPAIFVPSNENYWGYSSTGSIWKVKDNLIKRITTNLTLLTMKDVKLYTNARKSLLSLTYFGRCLQNGKYTVKLHFAEIVFRDNRSYHSLGRRAFDIYVQGVNQWKNFDIKNEAGGVDKPIIKIIKNVSVTNGTLEIRFHYAGKGTTATPQKGDFGPLISAISMESEPKAPTHGKIFAYAAGVVAVVLCLSLIVLGIAWKRGYVWDKNSREKDVRGLDLQMGVFTYRQIKAATDNFADSNKLGEGGFGSVYKGTLLDGTLIAVKQLSSKSKQGNREFVNEIGMIMGIQHPNVVRLHGFCVERKQLLLVYEYMENNSLAHALFGILLFFYFVSEQYNYKLEIEWPTRQRICVGIAKGLAFLHEESVLRMVHRDIKATNILLDADLTPKISDFGLARLHEEENTHIMTRVAGTIGYMAPEYVLYGYLTYKADVYSFGVLALEIVTGKNNMKYTPHDDCFCLLDWAVVLKQKGSLIDLVDPRLGSEFKKKEALRMIEIALLCTNESPVLRPVMSEVVNMLEGHTKTEEINVNVNTSEEENRFQALGGKLERMQSHEFERPDISINPASSSSNDLYPNSQISQKC, encoded by the exons ATGTCGATTCTCGATTGTAGTTTGAGACTTTTGGTTACTCTTACACTCATCTCATCTACAGTTTTGTTCTTTGAAGGAACCGGTATTCAAGCACAAGTCGGTTCTCTTCCTCAATATGAAG TAAATGCTCTTCGTGAAATAGCGGACCAATTGGGTAAAAGGGATTGGGATTTTAGCCTAAACCCATGCCATGGAAATCAAAATTGGTCAACACCAATAATCAATACAGAAATGCCTGTTTATAACAACTCTATTAACTGTAACTGCTCCTTTCCAGGCAATGTTTGTCACGTAGAGTCCTT ACGTCTCAAGGGGCAGGATCTTGACGGTGTTCTTCCACGATCCCTGGCAAAGTTACCATACATCAAGATCAT TGATCTGGCTCGTAATTATCTAAGTGGCACCATACCACGTGAATGGGCTTCAATGACCACACTGGAGTACTT GTCTGTTTTTGTGAATAATTTGTCCGGAGGAATTCCAACATATTTGGGCAACATAACCTCACTGGTATATCT GAGTCTGGAGGGTAACATGTTGTCTGGAAGTGTTCCACCTGAGCTTGGAAAACTAGAAAATTTAGCAACCCT AATCCTTAATGCAAATAATCTTTCTGGTGAGTTGCCAATGGAACTCAATAACTTGAGCAACTTGAAAGAACT CCGTTTAAGTAGCAACAATTTCACTGGAAAAATCCCAAACCTTGAGAGCTGGAGTCAGCTTGAGGAACT AGAGATCCATGCTAGTGGCCTAGAAGGACCAATACCTGAAAGTGTTTCCTTCTTGAGCAATTTAATAGAACT ACGGATTTCTGATTTAAGTGGAGAAGGCTTAAAGTTTCCAGATCTGAGTAGGTTGACAAACATGAAAACATT GATGTTGAGAAGCTGTAATATAACAGGGAAAATTCCtgattatatatcaaatatatccaATTTGAAGCATTT AGATCTCAGTTTCAACAATCTGAATGGTGAAATACCAGACCTAAGTGGACTAAAAAGTATGGAAAAAAT ATATCTAACTGGTAACTCCCTGAACGGAAGTGTTCCTACATGGATGATCACCAATAAAGATGTTGATCT TTCAATAGATCTTTCCTATAACAACTTTAGAGAAAATACTGTGCCATCAGGTTGTGATAGATCACT GAACTTATACAGAAGCTACTCTACTGGGAATAATTC AGAGCTTGCAAAGTGCCTTCGTCCTTGCATCCAGA ACATATCTTCAGTTCATATCAATTGTGGTGGGCCAAGAGTTACCGTTGGAAAAAAGACTTATGAAGCAGATGAAGATCCAGGTGGACCTGCAATTTTTGTTCCTTCAAACGAAAATTATTGGGGATATAGCAGCACAGGAAGTATATGGAAAGTTAAGGACAACCTTATTAAACGTATCACAACTAATTTAACTCTACTCACTATGAAAGACGTTAAGCTTTACACAAATGCTCGCAAGTCTCTATTGTCTCTTACTTACTTCGGGCGTTGCTTACAAAATGGCAAATATACAGTTAAACTACATTTTGCAGAGATAGTTTTCAGAGATAATAGATCTTACCATAGTCTTGGAAGACGTGCTTTTGATATTTATGTCCAG GGCGTAAATCAGTGGAAGAATTTTGATATTAAGAATGAAGCTGGTGGAGTCGATAAGCCCATAATAAAGATAATAAAAAACGTATCTGTAACTAATGGAACATTAGAAATCCGGTTCCACTATGCAGGGAAAGGTACAACAGCCACCCCTCAGAAGGGAGATTTTGGCCCTCTGATATCTGCCATATCAATGGAGTCCG AGCCCAAGGCTCCAACTCATGGTAAAATATTTGCATATGCTGCTGGAGTGGTGGCTGTAGTGTTGTGCCTCAGTCTCATAGTTCTTGGCATCGCATGGAAGAGGGGTTATGTATGGGACAAAAATTCAAGAGAAAAAG ATGTAAGAGGATTGGATTTGCAGATGGGTGTATTTACATATAGACAAATCAAGGCTGCCACTGACAATTTTGCTGATTCAAATAAACTTGGCGAGGGTGGTTTTGGATCCGTTTACAAG GGTACACTATTAGATGGAACTCTAATCGCTGTGAAGCAACTCTCTTCCAAATCAAAACAAGGAAACCGTGAATTTGTGAATGAAATAGGCATGATAATGGGTATACAACACCCTAATGTTGTAAGGCTACATGGGTTTTGTGTGGAACGAAAGCAACTACTGCTTGTTTATGAGTACATGGAGAATAATTCTCTAGCACATGCTCTATTTGGTATTCTCCTTTTCTTCTACTTCGTGAGTG AGCAGTATAACTATAAGTTGGAAATTGAGTGGCCTACAAGACAAAGAATTTGTGTGGGCATTGCAAAAGGCCTGGCTTTCCTGCATGAGGAGTCGGTGTTAAGAATGGTTCATAGGGATATAAAGGCGACAAATATTCTCCTAGATGCTGACCTTACTCCAAAGATCTCAGATTTTGGTTTAGCAAGGCTTCATGAAGAAGAGAACACTCACATCATGACTAGAGTTGCTGGAACTAT AGGGTACATGGCACCAGAATATGTATTATATGGATACTTAACCTACAAAGCAGATGTATACAGTTTCGGGGTTCTTGCACTTGAAATTGTTACTGGAAAAAACAATATGAAATATACGCCACACGATGATTGCTTTTGTCTTCTTGACTGG GCTGTTGTTCTGAAGCAAAAAGGGAGTTTGATAGACTTGGTGGACCCACGATTGGGTTCTGAATTCAAAAAAAAAGAGGCATTGAGAATGATCGAAATTGCTCTATTATGCACTAATGAGTCCCCAGTTCTTAGGCCTGTCATGTCTGAAGTAGTTAATATGTTGGAGGGCCATACCAAAACCGAGGAAATAAATGTGAATGTGAACACATCTGAAGAAGAGAACAGGTTTCAGGCACTTGGGGGGAAGCTTGAAAGAATGCAGTCACATGAGTTTGAGCGGCCAGATATTTCTATTAATCCAGCATCTTCCAGCTCAAATGACCTCTATCCCAACAgtcaaatttctcaaaaatgttGA
- the LOC111878482 gene encoding probable LRR receptor-like serine/threonine-protein kinase At1g07650 isoform X3, whose product MSILDCSLRLLVTLTLISSTVLFFEGTGIQAQVGSLPQYEVNALREIADQLGKRDWDFSLNPCHGNQNWSTPIINTEMPVYNNSINCNCSFPGNVCHVESLRLKGQDLDGVLPRSLAKLPYIKIIDLARNYLSGTIPREWASMTTLEYLSVFVNNLSGGIPTYLGNITSLVYLSLEGNMLSGSVPPELGKLENLATLILNANNLSGELPMELNNLSNLKELRLSSNNFTGKIPNLESWSQLEELEIHASGLEGPIPESVSFLSNLIELRISDLSGEGLKFPDLSRLTNMKTLMLRSCNITGKIPDYISNISNLKHLDLSFNNLNGEIPDLSGLKSMEKIYLTGNSLNGSVPTWMITNKDVDLSIDLSYNNFRENTVPSGCDRSLNLYRSYSTGNNSELAKCLRPCIQSPEQHYISSVHINCGGPRVTVGKKTYEADEDPGGPAIFVPSNENYWGYSSTGSIWKVKDNLIKRITTNLTLLTMKDVKLYTNARKSLLSLTYFGRCLQNGKYTVKLHFAEIVFRDNRSYHSLGRRAFDIYVQGVNQWKNFDIKNEAGGVDKPIIKIIKNVSVTNGTLEIRFHYAGKGTTATPQKGDFGPLISAISMESEPKAPTHGKIFAYAAGVVAVVLCLSLIVLGIAWKRGYVWDKNSREKDVRGLDLQMGVFTYRQIKAATDNFADSNKLGEGGFGSVYKGTLLDGTLIAVKQLSSKSKQGNREFVNEIGMIMGIQHPNVVRLHGFCVERKQLLLVYEYMENNSLAHALFEQYNYKLEIEWPTRQRICVGIAKGLAFLHEESVLRMVHRDIKATNILLDADLTPKISDFGLARLHEEENTHIMTRVAGTIGYMAPEYVLYGYLTYKADVYSFGVLALEIVTGKNNMKYTPHDDCFCLLDWAVVLKQKGSLIDLVDPRLGSEFKKKEALRMIEIALLCTNESPVLRPVMSEVVNMLEGHTKTEEINVNVNTSEEENRFQALGGKLERMQSHEFERPDISINPASSSSNDLYPNSQISQKC is encoded by the exons ATGTCGATTCTCGATTGTAGTTTGAGACTTTTGGTTACTCTTACACTCATCTCATCTACAGTTTTGTTCTTTGAAGGAACCGGTATTCAAGCACAAGTCGGTTCTCTTCCTCAATATGAAG TAAATGCTCTTCGTGAAATAGCGGACCAATTGGGTAAAAGGGATTGGGATTTTAGCCTAAACCCATGCCATGGAAATCAAAATTGGTCAACACCAATAATCAATACAGAAATGCCTGTTTATAACAACTCTATTAACTGTAACTGCTCCTTTCCAGGCAATGTTTGTCACGTAGAGTCCTT ACGTCTCAAGGGGCAGGATCTTGACGGTGTTCTTCCACGATCCCTGGCAAAGTTACCATACATCAAGATCAT TGATCTGGCTCGTAATTATCTAAGTGGCACCATACCACGTGAATGGGCTTCAATGACCACACTGGAGTACTT GTCTGTTTTTGTGAATAATTTGTCCGGAGGAATTCCAACATATTTGGGCAACATAACCTCACTGGTATATCT GAGTCTGGAGGGTAACATGTTGTCTGGAAGTGTTCCACCTGAGCTTGGAAAACTAGAAAATTTAGCAACCCT AATCCTTAATGCAAATAATCTTTCTGGTGAGTTGCCAATGGAACTCAATAACTTGAGCAACTTGAAAGAACT CCGTTTAAGTAGCAACAATTTCACTGGAAAAATCCCAAACCTTGAGAGCTGGAGTCAGCTTGAGGAACT AGAGATCCATGCTAGTGGCCTAGAAGGACCAATACCTGAAAGTGTTTCCTTCTTGAGCAATTTAATAGAACT ACGGATTTCTGATTTAAGTGGAGAAGGCTTAAAGTTTCCAGATCTGAGTAGGTTGACAAACATGAAAACATT GATGTTGAGAAGCTGTAATATAACAGGGAAAATTCCtgattatatatcaaatatatccaATTTGAAGCATTT AGATCTCAGTTTCAACAATCTGAATGGTGAAATACCAGACCTAAGTGGACTAAAAAGTATGGAAAAAAT ATATCTAACTGGTAACTCCCTGAACGGAAGTGTTCCTACATGGATGATCACCAATAAAGATGTTGATCT TTCAATAGATCTTTCCTATAACAACTTTAGAGAAAATACTGTGCCATCAGGTTGTGATAGATCACT GAACTTATACAGAAGCTACTCTACTGGGAATAATTC AGAGCTTGCAAAGTGCCTTCGTCCTTGCATCCAGAGTCCTGAGCAACATT ACATATCTTCAGTTCATATCAATTGTGGTGGGCCAAGAGTTACCGTTGGAAAAAAGACTTATGAAGCAGATGAAGATCCAGGTGGACCTGCAATTTTTGTTCCTTCAAACGAAAATTATTGGGGATATAGCAGCACAGGAAGTATATGGAAAGTTAAGGACAACCTTATTAAACGTATCACAACTAATTTAACTCTACTCACTATGAAAGACGTTAAGCTTTACACAAATGCTCGCAAGTCTCTATTGTCTCTTACTTACTTCGGGCGTTGCTTACAAAATGGCAAATATACAGTTAAACTACATTTTGCAGAGATAGTTTTCAGAGATAATAGATCTTACCATAGTCTTGGAAGACGTGCTTTTGATATTTATGTCCAG GGCGTAAATCAGTGGAAGAATTTTGATATTAAGAATGAAGCTGGTGGAGTCGATAAGCCCATAATAAAGATAATAAAAAACGTATCTGTAACTAATGGAACATTAGAAATCCGGTTCCACTATGCAGGGAAAGGTACAACAGCCACCCCTCAGAAGGGAGATTTTGGCCCTCTGATATCTGCCATATCAATGGAGTCCG AGCCCAAGGCTCCAACTCATGGTAAAATATTTGCATATGCTGCTGGAGTGGTGGCTGTAGTGTTGTGCCTCAGTCTCATAGTTCTTGGCATCGCATGGAAGAGGGGTTATGTATGGGACAAAAATTCAAGAGAAAAAG ATGTAAGAGGATTGGATTTGCAGATGGGTGTATTTACATATAGACAAATCAAGGCTGCCACTGACAATTTTGCTGATTCAAATAAACTTGGCGAGGGTGGTTTTGGATCCGTTTACAAG GGTACACTATTAGATGGAACTCTAATCGCTGTGAAGCAACTCTCTTCCAAATCAAAACAAGGAAACCGTGAATTTGTGAATGAAATAGGCATGATAATGGGTATACAACACCCTAATGTTGTAAGGCTACATGGGTTTTGTGTGGAACGAAAGCAACTACTGCTTGTTTATGAGTACATGGAGAATAATTCTCTAGCACATGCTCTATTTG AGCAGTATAACTATAAGTTGGAAATTGAGTGGCCTACAAGACAAAGAATTTGTGTGGGCATTGCAAAAGGCCTGGCTTTCCTGCATGAGGAGTCGGTGTTAAGAATGGTTCATAGGGATATAAAGGCGACAAATATTCTCCTAGATGCTGACCTTACTCCAAAGATCTCAGATTTTGGTTTAGCAAGGCTTCATGAAGAAGAGAACACTCACATCATGACTAGAGTTGCTGGAACTAT AGGGTACATGGCACCAGAATATGTATTATATGGATACTTAACCTACAAAGCAGATGTATACAGTTTCGGGGTTCTTGCACTTGAAATTGTTACTGGAAAAAACAATATGAAATATACGCCACACGATGATTGCTTTTGTCTTCTTGACTGG GCTGTTGTTCTGAAGCAAAAAGGGAGTTTGATAGACTTGGTGGACCCACGATTGGGTTCTGAATTCAAAAAAAAAGAGGCATTGAGAATGATCGAAATTGCTCTATTATGCACTAATGAGTCCCCAGTTCTTAGGCCTGTCATGTCTGAAGTAGTTAATATGTTGGAGGGCCATACCAAAACCGAGGAAATAAATGTGAATGTGAACACATCTGAAGAAGAGAACAGGTTTCAGGCACTTGGGGGGAAGCTTGAAAGAATGCAGTCACATGAGTTTGAGCGGCCAGATATTTCTATTAATCCAGCATCTTCCAGCTCAAATGACCTCTATCCCAACAgtcaaatttctcaaaaatgttGA
- the LOC111878482 gene encoding probable LRR receptor-like serine/threonine-protein kinase At1g07650 isoform X1 — translation MSILDCSLRLLVTLTLISSTVLFFEGTGIQAQVGSLPQYEVNALREIADQLGKRDWDFSLNPCHGNQNWSTPIINTEMPVYNNSINCNCSFPGNVCHVESLRLKGQDLDGVLPRSLAKLPYIKIIDLARNYLSGTIPREWASMTTLEYLSVFVNNLSGGIPTYLGNITSLVYLSLEGNMLSGSVPPELGKLENLATLILNANNLSGELPMELNNLSNLKELRLSSNNFTGKIPNLESWSQLEELEIHASGLEGPIPESVSFLSNLIELRISDLSGEGLKFPDLSRLTNMKTLMLRSCNITGKIPDYISNISNLKHLDLSFNNLNGEIPDLSGLKSMEKIYLTGNSLNGSVPTWMITNKDVDLSIDLSYNNFRENTVPSGCDRSLNLYRSYSTGNNSELAKCLRPCIQSPEQHYISSVHINCGGPRVTVGKKTYEADEDPGGPAIFVPSNENYWGYSSTGSIWKVKDNLIKRITTNLTLLTMKDVKLYTNARKSLLSLTYFGRCLQNGKYTVKLHFAEIVFRDNRSYHSLGRRAFDIYVQGVNQWKNFDIKNEAGGVDKPIIKIIKNVSVTNGTLEIRFHYAGKGTTATPQKGDFGPLISAISMESEPKAPTHGKIFAYAAGVVAVVLCLSLIVLGIAWKRGYVWDKNSREKDVRGLDLQMGVFTYRQIKAATDNFADSNKLGEGGFGSVYKGTLLDGTLIAVKQLSSKSKQGNREFVNEIGMIMGIQHPNVVRLHGFCVERKQLLLVYEYMENNSLAHALFGILLFFYFVSEQYNYKLEIEWPTRQRICVGIAKGLAFLHEESVLRMVHRDIKATNILLDADLTPKISDFGLARLHEEENTHIMTRVAGTIGYMAPEYVLYGYLTYKADVYSFGVLALEIVTGKNNMKYTPHDDCFCLLDWAVVLKQKGSLIDLVDPRLGSEFKKKEALRMIEIALLCTNESPVLRPVMSEVVNMLEGHTKTEEINVNVNTSEEENRFQALGGKLERMQSHEFERPDISINPASSSSNDLYPNSQISQKC, via the exons ATGTCGATTCTCGATTGTAGTTTGAGACTTTTGGTTACTCTTACACTCATCTCATCTACAGTTTTGTTCTTTGAAGGAACCGGTATTCAAGCACAAGTCGGTTCTCTTCCTCAATATGAAG TAAATGCTCTTCGTGAAATAGCGGACCAATTGGGTAAAAGGGATTGGGATTTTAGCCTAAACCCATGCCATGGAAATCAAAATTGGTCAACACCAATAATCAATACAGAAATGCCTGTTTATAACAACTCTATTAACTGTAACTGCTCCTTTCCAGGCAATGTTTGTCACGTAGAGTCCTT ACGTCTCAAGGGGCAGGATCTTGACGGTGTTCTTCCACGATCCCTGGCAAAGTTACCATACATCAAGATCAT TGATCTGGCTCGTAATTATCTAAGTGGCACCATACCACGTGAATGGGCTTCAATGACCACACTGGAGTACTT GTCTGTTTTTGTGAATAATTTGTCCGGAGGAATTCCAACATATTTGGGCAACATAACCTCACTGGTATATCT GAGTCTGGAGGGTAACATGTTGTCTGGAAGTGTTCCACCTGAGCTTGGAAAACTAGAAAATTTAGCAACCCT AATCCTTAATGCAAATAATCTTTCTGGTGAGTTGCCAATGGAACTCAATAACTTGAGCAACTTGAAAGAACT CCGTTTAAGTAGCAACAATTTCACTGGAAAAATCCCAAACCTTGAGAGCTGGAGTCAGCTTGAGGAACT AGAGATCCATGCTAGTGGCCTAGAAGGACCAATACCTGAAAGTGTTTCCTTCTTGAGCAATTTAATAGAACT ACGGATTTCTGATTTAAGTGGAGAAGGCTTAAAGTTTCCAGATCTGAGTAGGTTGACAAACATGAAAACATT GATGTTGAGAAGCTGTAATATAACAGGGAAAATTCCtgattatatatcaaatatatccaATTTGAAGCATTT AGATCTCAGTTTCAACAATCTGAATGGTGAAATACCAGACCTAAGTGGACTAAAAAGTATGGAAAAAAT ATATCTAACTGGTAACTCCCTGAACGGAAGTGTTCCTACATGGATGATCACCAATAAAGATGTTGATCT TTCAATAGATCTTTCCTATAACAACTTTAGAGAAAATACTGTGCCATCAGGTTGTGATAGATCACT GAACTTATACAGAAGCTACTCTACTGGGAATAATTC AGAGCTTGCAAAGTGCCTTCGTCCTTGCATCCAGAGTCCTGAGCAACATT ACATATCTTCAGTTCATATCAATTGTGGTGGGCCAAGAGTTACCGTTGGAAAAAAGACTTATGAAGCAGATGAAGATCCAGGTGGACCTGCAATTTTTGTTCCTTCAAACGAAAATTATTGGGGATATAGCAGCACAGGAAGTATATGGAAAGTTAAGGACAACCTTATTAAACGTATCACAACTAATTTAACTCTACTCACTATGAAAGACGTTAAGCTTTACACAAATGCTCGCAAGTCTCTATTGTCTCTTACTTACTTCGGGCGTTGCTTACAAAATGGCAAATATACAGTTAAACTACATTTTGCAGAGATAGTTTTCAGAGATAATAGATCTTACCATAGTCTTGGAAGACGTGCTTTTGATATTTATGTCCAG GGCGTAAATCAGTGGAAGAATTTTGATATTAAGAATGAAGCTGGTGGAGTCGATAAGCCCATAATAAAGATAATAAAAAACGTATCTGTAACTAATGGAACATTAGAAATCCGGTTCCACTATGCAGGGAAAGGTACAACAGCCACCCCTCAGAAGGGAGATTTTGGCCCTCTGATATCTGCCATATCAATGGAGTCCG AGCCCAAGGCTCCAACTCATGGTAAAATATTTGCATATGCTGCTGGAGTGGTGGCTGTAGTGTTGTGCCTCAGTCTCATAGTTCTTGGCATCGCATGGAAGAGGGGTTATGTATGGGACAAAAATTCAAGAGAAAAAG ATGTAAGAGGATTGGATTTGCAGATGGGTGTATTTACATATAGACAAATCAAGGCTGCCACTGACAATTTTGCTGATTCAAATAAACTTGGCGAGGGTGGTTTTGGATCCGTTTACAAG GGTACACTATTAGATGGAACTCTAATCGCTGTGAAGCAACTCTCTTCCAAATCAAAACAAGGAAACCGTGAATTTGTGAATGAAATAGGCATGATAATGGGTATACAACACCCTAATGTTGTAAGGCTACATGGGTTTTGTGTGGAACGAAAGCAACTACTGCTTGTTTATGAGTACATGGAGAATAATTCTCTAGCACATGCTCTATTTGGTATTCTCCTTTTCTTCTACTTCGTGAGTG AGCAGTATAACTATAAGTTGGAAATTGAGTGGCCTACAAGACAAAGAATTTGTGTGGGCATTGCAAAAGGCCTGGCTTTCCTGCATGAGGAGTCGGTGTTAAGAATGGTTCATAGGGATATAAAGGCGACAAATATTCTCCTAGATGCTGACCTTACTCCAAAGATCTCAGATTTTGGTTTAGCAAGGCTTCATGAAGAAGAGAACACTCACATCATGACTAGAGTTGCTGGAACTAT AGGGTACATGGCACCAGAATATGTATTATATGGATACTTAACCTACAAAGCAGATGTATACAGTTTCGGGGTTCTTGCACTTGAAATTGTTACTGGAAAAAACAATATGAAATATACGCCACACGATGATTGCTTTTGTCTTCTTGACTGG GCTGTTGTTCTGAAGCAAAAAGGGAGTTTGATAGACTTGGTGGACCCACGATTGGGTTCTGAATTCAAAAAAAAAGAGGCATTGAGAATGATCGAAATTGCTCTATTATGCACTAATGAGTCCCCAGTTCTTAGGCCTGTCATGTCTGAAGTAGTTAATATGTTGGAGGGCCATACCAAAACCGAGGAAATAAATGTGAATGTGAACACATCTGAAGAAGAGAACAGGTTTCAGGCACTTGGGGGGAAGCTTGAAAGAATGCAGTCACATGAGTTTGAGCGGCCAGATATTTCTATTAATCCAGCATCTTCCAGCTCAAATGACCTCTATCCCAACAgtcaaatttctcaaaaatgttGA